In the Kitasatospora terrestris genome, one interval contains:
- a CDS encoding MFS transporter, with translation MEENRNHRRWLMLALGTGGQTASTVVLYGLPYLIPAFRRDLGLSLAGAGVLVACPIFGILAGLVGWGVVADRYGERFALSAGLLSAAVVLAAAVPAAGDVRWLGALLVLAGVAGSSVNSASGRLVIGWFPPDRRGVAMGVRQASQPLGTGLAAVCLPPIAEQVGVAGALGFCAVLCGGSGLAIAVAAVDPPRPSRAEAARTRSPYRGWYLWRLHAAAGLLCVPQFVVTGFALVFLIEARGWAPATAGTVLAVANLAGAGVRLLAGWWSDRAGSRVVPMRRLALATAADLGLLALGAWWGSWAGATALLLASGLTVSTNGLHNTAVAEYAGPVWAGRALGVHGVWQHAMVVLVPPLAGAAITGHGYGWTFAAVVAFPLLAAALIPMGSGRAVRAPVPAVR, from the coding sequence ATGGAGGAGAACCGGAACCACCGCAGATGGCTGATGCTGGCGCTCGGGACGGGCGGCCAGACGGCCAGCACCGTCGTGCTGTACGGGTTGCCGTACCTGATACCGGCGTTCCGCCGGGACCTGGGCCTCTCGCTCGCGGGGGCCGGGGTGCTGGTGGCGTGTCCGATCTTCGGGATCCTGGCCGGGCTGGTCGGCTGGGGAGTGGTGGCGGACCGGTACGGGGAGCGGTTCGCGCTGTCGGCGGGTCTGCTGTCGGCGGCGGTGGTGCTGGCGGCCGCGGTGCCGGCGGCGGGGGACGTGCGGTGGCTGGGGGCGCTGCTGGTGCTGGCGGGCGTGGCCGGGTCGTCGGTGAACTCGGCGTCCGGCCGGCTGGTGATCGGCTGGTTCCCGCCGGACCGGCGCGGGGTGGCGATGGGCGTGCGGCAGGCGTCGCAGCCGCTGGGCACCGGGCTGGCGGCGGTCTGCCTGCCGCCGATCGCCGAACAGGTGGGTGTGGCCGGGGCGTTGGGGTTCTGCGCGGTGCTGTGCGGCGGGTCCGGGCTGGCGATCGCGGTGGCGGCGGTGGATCCGCCGCGGCCCTCGCGGGCGGAGGCGGCGCGGACCCGTTCGCCGTACCGGGGTTGGTACCTGTGGCGGCTGCACGCGGCGGCGGGGCTGCTGTGCGTGCCGCAGTTCGTGGTGACCGGGTTCGCGCTGGTCTTCCTGATCGAGGCGCGCGGCTGGGCGCCGGCGACGGCGGGGACGGTGCTGGCGGTGGCGAACCTGGCGGGCGCGGGGGTGCGGCTGCTGGCGGGCTGGTGGTCCGACCGGGCGGGCAGCCGGGTGGTGCCGATGCGGCGGCTGGCGCTGGCCACGGCGGCGGACCTGGGGCTGCTGGCCCTGGGCGCGTGGTGGGGCTCCTGGGCGGGGGCGACGGCGCTGCTGCTGGCGTCGGGGCTGACGGTGTCCACCAACGGGCTGCACAACACGGCGGTCGCCGAGTACGCGGGCCCGGTCTGGGCGGGCCGGGCGCTGGGCGTGCACGGGGTGTGGCAGCACGCGATGGTGGTGCTGGTGCCGCCGCTGGCGGGCGCGGCGATCACCGGGCACGGGTACGGGTGGACCTTCGCGGCGGTGGTGGCCTTCCCGCTGCTGGCGGCGGCACTGATCCCGATGGGCTCGGGCCGCGCGGTCCGGGCGCCGGTGCCCGCGGTGCGCTAG